ttacattttttttttttataaataaaaggaTGAGCTGGTCAAGCCCGTGAAAGTTCCCATCAAAGTCCGTTCACAGGAAAACTAAAGTAAAATAACCTACATCACATGCAATAATCATTAATCTTATTACATGTACGAAATGCATGTATGCATCATACGCAGGGGATGCATCTACTTGCATGAGTTAAAAATTCCTCGCCAATAGATAAGGCATCTACCATACGCATAGTCATGAGTAAAACCTGCATCCGGAAGCGAAGCTATTAGACTAAACAATTCATCCCAGTGGTCCCCCAAGAACAACTATATATATGTGGCACGCATGATATTTAGGTTCCATTAGTAGATTTCCATCTACAACGGATTTATTAGCATATACATGTATGGCAATCATTTAATAATACCACATGCATTTGTACATGTGACCATTGTTAACCGTAAATAAGTAACTCCAATTTAACATATTTGAAGCAATAATCAAATAGAAAGATTAAACCAAAATAATCATCTAACAAATAAATATAGTCTTGATTCAAATGGGAAAGAAACAAGTTGAGATCCCTCACTTGAGGATTTGGTGAGGTTAATTTTCAGAATAATCAAATTAAAAAGGTTTAGTAATTCCTAAAATacaatataaaattatttatcttATCAATTTATATTAATACGTATGGTGGTGGCCACCGAGTCCACAATATTAATAAATTAGATACCTTCGGATCCAACCCGTACACAAGTTTGCAATCCTCACAATCTCGTGTAGGACTCACTTGATCAATCAAAGTGATCCCTACTTTACCAATAATATTTAACTAACCCATCaattaaaataaactagaaatcaaCAATTAAATAATCTAATAAGTCAGATTCCAAAAATCATAGTATAAGAAGTTTGTCTTACCTTTTGTTGATCGAACCTACAATCCATTGGTCAGATTGATAGTCTCTTGGGCGAAAAAATTTGCCCTTTTTTCCTTTGTCGATTGGACCGGCGATCCTATGGGTCAAATCAACAGGCTCCATAACTCACTTTGATTTTAAGACCCAAatcaagctatatatatatatatatatatatatatatatatatatatatatatatatatatatatatatatatatatatatatatatatataatttcaatcTTCCTTGATCTAGATCTAGATCCACTTGAGTTACACATATCAGATCCTAATCCATAAATGGCTCCCGAAGGACAGTTAAAAAAGGGGCCCAAATATAAGTTGGATCTGAACTTTCATGGCCCAAACATCTTATAAATACATGATTTGTTAACAATCACAATCTGATCACTTCAGTCCATCTCATGGTCGAATCAGCCTGATCTTTGAGGTTTTTAGGATATTTCGACCACACTTGATCCATACcttaagtggtagattgagtgaaagatgcctTGTTGCAatgctgaggtcttggtatcgatccctagtggtgggggtggctaacagtgaagtgtaaactaaGTGGGGGtgtgctccgagttgtacgaatggttctcatctatttttagagatcattttgaagcattatccaaaaaataaaataaaaaattcgtagggcccaccataacaattcataaggtcacatagacctgaataaagaggaaaaacaaatttcatattgatccaaaacttccgtgaccccgaaaaagggtttcaatggtagatggtagacgttcaatcccccactgctttttgtagtgtggttcacttgatagtcaAATGGTCCCGAGCCTTAACACTATCTTGCAAATGGatgggtacaccagccaatccgcttccacattTCCCGTACCAAAAGCCAAATTAAAGAGCATTACTTAAATGATTGGGGTTTCATATGTATGGTGCTCCATTGTACACCAAACATATGCACCCTCAATGATACGTACATGCAAGAAATGGATCTATggctaatccaaaccattcatcatgtggatcataattataaaaatagataacaaaaaaaaaaaaatttaagaaaaataaagcaCCAACTCAGAGAAGGGAAAGTACTTTATCAAGTGAAGGATATCAATTCTTCAACATGCTCTACTACCCCGAGAGTTTTTACCAATTGGTTAGCTTATTGGTTGTCatgttttaaagaaaaaaaaaatttatattttataaaCCAGTTTATTCTTTATGTGTGAAGGGAATATCTGCGCCCTGACATACACATCAGGAAAGTAAAAGATCACctcttctttcattcaagatGAGCAATGAAAGCCATCCAATTCCCGCTGTATTTATATAGAGAATAACTCTTTTGTTTCTGGGTATGATTACATGATACCCAACCTGAGATCTTATACATTGCCCTGGTGGGACGGGGATTGCATACTAATGCTGATGCTACCATaatacatttttttaattattatttcaaggcatgagtctaaaaataagatagatccaaaccccaccaaaaaatagtggtgattgaatgccgagGATTAAAAACTTCCATCCGACCTGGACCTGggtaaagggaaaacacacatatcagcatgatccagaacttttgttgccctagagaagtttttaacggtgattgttcaatcaccagtgttttctgtggcgtggtccacctgagatttggatctatctcactttttgggctcatgccctaaaatgagctagaaaaatggatggatggtatggataaaaacacatgcatacatcatgatggaccctacAGAGCACTGTCCAGCAGTGGCGCAACCATcagtgtcagtatgcaatccgcatccACCCAAAGTTGGCGGACATGATTCAGTTTGGTTTGAATAGAAACTTCTATTCGAATCAATCTAAGACGATCTTTTTCAAACTAATCCGAGCCAAGCTTTCGTGCTGACGTAGTTTGTGTCCAGCACTACTAGCTATGGATGGTCAACGCATAGATTCTGTCATCTCAAAATTTATTCAccaattaagaaaaataaagagtaCAGCAATGGAGTACATTCAACCACATAAAAGCAGAAAGATCGAAGGATGAGATTTTTGGAACAAAATCGTCCATAGGGCCCATCATATCAGTGGCTTAGATCAATGCACCATGAGTACCACCTGCACAAGCTAAAAAGTAGCACACTCAATGGGGTCTGGGGTGGAGGATCTAGTACATCTTATACAATGTCTTCCTGTTTCTACTTGAAATTTCAATGGCCACATGGAACTGGGGAGATGAATAGAAGACGTTCTAGATCAACTTTTGTCTGATTTTTCTTTGGAAGTTGACATAGACGTGGACGGTCCAAtctgaaaggaagaaggaagtgcGAAAACTGGCAGTAAAGAGAAAgcgaagaaagaaagaggaatgtAAAGAAAATGAGAACAATGGTGACCCCGAGCCATGTCCACACCACTGACAATATGGCTGCCAAGAACGCCAAGGTTAATGATCCAAGTGCTATGGCCATTAGTCTTGTAGCCAGTGATACAGTACCAACCAAAAGATCCTGATCGCCAATTCCCGAGAAGATGAGGATGAGTGCAGCAGCGATGGAACTAAGCATCGCAATGGCGTCGGTGACAAGGAAAGCTTCGAAAGCTAATTTTCTTGTTAGTGTTGCCATTCCTTGTCTCGGACCGTCGTTTTCATATCCTCCAGGCATAGTGAAAGCTGCATCAAAGGAGACGGTGGCTATGAGCACTGCCACCACTAAAATGACTATTGCCATAGGCTTGTAAGACTCAATTCTGGGTGTTGCTCCCTGTGCAGAACGTCCCGTATTTTCTTGAATATCCTGTTGATTCCGACCCCACGGTGCGCCTACTTTTCTCAAGGCTGTGCATATTAGGATCTGCATTGTTGTACAAATTAGATGTAACCCTGTCTAATGAAAGACTGTTGGTGATTAATACTCGTAAACatatgttgagagagagagagagagagagagagagccatgttACCTATTCATCTTTCTTTATTAGGGGTTGTTTGGGAGTGTGAATAAGTAGTAATTAGTGTGTTTGAGAGGAGTGTATTTGGTGTGAAATGGATGTCATGACAAGAAGTccaaaaggtgagccccaccttaatgttggaAAATTCCAAAATTCAACTGAATACAATAATCAAGTCACCATTTGAATTTGgagttctttttcattttttaattgctttccatagcgtggcccacttgatggtggTTGGACCGGCATCTGGCCAACATGGTAGGGTGCATCTTTTGGATGGATGTCATACATACACCGTGTGGCTTCCACAACAGTCAGCAACTCAGACAGACTCGTTCTCCTGAGTTGTGACTCAGCTGGTGGAGATGACTCAAATGATTTATCAGTCCATTGCATAATCAGTATATTTTTaagctttaaaaataaaaaaaagagagtataTTTTAAGcttaatattttttcttttttaagatacTGAGTATTATTTAGGCAATACGGGAAagagaaacaaaacaaaagagaaaacaaTTTCAGCGGGAAGCAGTACCTTTCGAAGCTTTGTGCTTAACTCAGTATCTGACTCAGCGACATCAAGAGCTGTTAGACAGTCATTGTTCATGGCCCTAATATCTACTCTTTCATCATTCAAAAGAAGACACATAATCGAAAGATTGCGCTTGATGATGGCCAAATGCAATGGCGTGTTGCCATTGTTTTCTGGCTCGTTTATAAGCTCCTGAAGCTCGAGCGATTTCAGAATATACCTAACAATGTTTGGTTTTTCCCTTTCGATAGCCAGGTGAAGTACATTCCGACCTTTAGCATCAAGAAGCTCGCTAGAATACAGGTGATGAAAAACAAGTTCTTGGATTACACTGGGATGTCCATTACTAGCTGCCATGTGGATCGGCAATCGGCCGTCTTTGTCTACTTTGTAAGCGACGGATGCATCTGATTGCAGCAACTCTCGAACCATCTTCAAATTACCCTGGGACGCCGCATAGTGAAGAGGAGTTGCCTCATATATGTCTGCTTGTTTGATGAGTTGTGGATTCACTTCTATTAACTTCTTCATGATATCTAACATGTTagtgaaaaaggaaaaagaatt
This region of Magnolia sinica isolate HGM2019 chromosome 1, MsV1, whole genome shotgun sequence genomic DNA includes:
- the LOC131238687 gene encoding protein ACCELERATED CELL DEATH 6-like isoform X2, with product MGTLRPSKTIQCPSMDPVLMKAARSGNTTLFNQLASQNPNLHLQVTPQKNTALHISARHGHYCFIVEACQKCPSLITAENSKGDTALHIAARAGYIDSVICLIGCARNYDSLETGNNGSRGITVIELVRKQNGRGNTALHEAVRHGHLKVVELLTEADPESACLVNSVGVSPLYLAAEAGSGDIVRQILQTSKSSVHGGLTAYGGPIHRTPLHASVIWGHFDIMKKLIEVNPQLIKQADIYEATPLHYAASQGNLKMVRELLQSDASVAYKVDKDGRLPIHMAASNGHPSVIQELVFHHLYSSELLDAKGRNVLHLAIEREKPNIVRYILKSLELQELINEPENNGNTPLHLAIIKRNLSIMCLLLNDERVDIRAMNNDCLTALDVAESDTELSTKLRKILICTALRKVGAPWGRNQQDIQENTGRSAQGATPRIESYKPMAIVILVVAVLIATVSFDAAFTMPGGYENDGPRQGMATLTRKLAFEAFLVTDAIAMLSSIAAALILIFSGIGDQDLLVGTVSLATRLMAIALGSLTLAFLAAILSVVWTWLGVTIVLIFFTFLFLSSLSLYCQFSHFLLPFRLDRPRLCQLPKKNQTKVDLERLLFISPVPCGH